The DNA sequence GATTCAAGGTAGGAGCATTGAAACAGAAGTGTCTTGgcattgtttggtctttcttcTTGCCCTTTTCgtttttgttcttttagttTTTAATCAAATTTGATGATTATAATCTTACTGTAATAAACTtaagaattttgagttttgacttgATAGTTCTTTATGGACGAGAATGGCAAATGGCCTTGTTAAATTCAGTGATAATGGCAGGCAGGATGACTGAGTTTTTGGTGGTGGAGACTCAGGTgggaaatttaattttaatgatCGGTTGTTTAATTGTAGTCTCGATTGGTTGTTGATGATGGTACTCTTTACCTTACCTTACACTGCCTAGACTATTTCTATGACTCTTTTGTTTGTAGAACTGAGTTAGGTGCGACTATTGGGAATACCTTTGCGATAGCCATTGGCCAAACTGAAAATATACTCTTCAGCTACTgcttgctcaagaacactctcCCTAATTAAAATTCGGTGAATTATTAGTCACAAAGGTCTACTATTTTTCAAATGTGAATAGCATTGGGGCATGTCTTGTATCACTTTGAAGACTGATTTTTTTGTATATGCTAAGGTGGATCCACTACAATGGTGGTTTGCAGGGGGATTGGGTGCCACTGGaggctggggggggggggggggggggggggggagttggTGTACGCCAGGGAATGATACACTAGTACTCTCTATCTTGCTTTCTAAGGAAATGACCTTGCTGTCCTATGTTTGAAACTGTTCTGTCGCCTTTCTATGTTGCTTGCTTAGTGAACTCTCGTGGCTTCACGCTTCTCAATATCTGAAAGTATTACATGATTACgtgggagaaagaactttaccagTTTGCTGTTGCTTATGTTAGCACGTGTAGTGGGGACAAtgagaggttgagttcgagcaTCTTCAACGATCTTTTCACACAAGCCTGTGTGACCAACTCGATTATATGAGTTAATTACGTGTTaaatttttttcactaaaatgCAATAATGGGAGAAAAAACCTTATCCACTCATGTGGTTCTACGCCAACAAAGGTGGGTGCAAAAAATTGGCCAATCCCATACACTGAAAATACTCACATACCCTAGCAGCGGACATTGGTCTGGCCACGCAAGCGGACAGGTTGGCATATCCTCGTGCACACCCTCATGACTCATACTTGCCTTaacttttcattattattataatgattttgtttttgctAAGTACATTTTCATGACTTTAAACTTTACAGACATCATCGGAGTAGGTTGCGTGGTCGAAAAGTTCGAGCAGTCGGTTGAAATCGCGGAATCGGAGCGAAGGAAATTGCTGAATTGGGGATTTCggattttcatttcctttttccctaattttcttggttgtttgttttcaaattttcaaaggaCATCATCGCAAGATGAAGAGCAGCAGCAGCTCACTAGGTGGAGTCCGCTCGTCTCTTCTGCTAATCTTTCTAGGGATTTTGTTCGTATCTGCACCAGATTCCGCTGTGGCCTTCAACTCAGCCTCTGCTTTTGTTCAGAATATCGTCTATTCCAACAGGATCGCCGTCTTCTCCAAATCCTACTGCccgtaagtctctctctctctctacattcgATGGACTCGTCCATATGTTCATTTATTAGATGCCTCCAGTTGCAGTCCGACCTAGTGTTTTCATGGAATCATGGGGCATGGACGAAACAATATTTTTCCAACAATAACAATTTTCAATTGAACTCACGAGTATCTTGTGATGATCCACTCTATTCTATGTAAAAAAGGATCAAACTTGCTACTGAAAGGGACGCGCTTGTGTGTTTACCTGAAATTTGGGTGGGAAGTTCTAATGTTAGAATAGGTATTAcctagagaaagaaaaaagggtttcATTTGCTTTGGCTGATCTTTATTCTTTTAACTTCCAGTTGTTTCTTATTGATTCTCTAAAAGCCCCCTGATCATTTTGCTCTATATATTGGAGTGTTTCTTATTCCCTTCCCAACagtttatttttcatcttcGAGCTCAAGGCAGTGGTAACcccataggattttttttttgggtagggaaTGAGATGTTTGAGAAAACAAGAGTAGGCAGATCAATTATTTCTATTGCAATTGTTTCTCTTTCACTTTTCCGGCTGTTTCCTAATTGCTACACATTGCATACTTGAATGTATCAGTCTTTCATTTTCTAAAGTAAGAGCCTCTCCAAACTCATGCTCTTCCAACAAGAGTATCAGTTCTGTTAGGTATTTTTCTTCATGTTCTTCGGTAAATGTGAAATAATAACGCATGGCTTGTATAGTTTAGAAGTTCGAAATGGGAACTACAATTTTGTGTTCTGGTTGTTATGACTTATGACATGGGTTAAGTACttgaagaaagggagagggggaaaaaaaagaaactagcaAGAGGTCTTTGCCTCCATATAATATTACAGTTTTCAGTACATTTTGGATTGTATGGCTAGAACTGAAGAAATTGGGCTTCCTTGGAAACCCAGAAGAGATTTTCCAGGCATCGGACGTGCAGTTTTCCTCCAATGCAAATTCGTTTGACCTTTCAGTTGCTTTTACACTTCTCTCATAAGAGAAATGGAGATTACACAAGCTCTGCCTGCTTCGATGTTGAATGATGTAAAGTTAAAataagaaagggggggggtgtttgATCCTCTTTGCAACAAATATTGAAATAATTTTGTAGTCAAAACAATAGTAACTAAAATTCTTTAGAGTTCTGGTAGAAAAATATGTCAAAGGAGATATTATACTATAGTTTTTCAACTAATATCTGAAATGTTACTATTTTCTGCTCCATTACTGGTATTCTCTTCTGAAAATTACTttacttttcaaaattttatattaaacCTGATGGAGCCTTAGGGAAGAATTGTAGAACTGTATTCAAACATGCCTTTAAGATCAATAATCTAAAGAAGAGGCTAATGAAAACCTTAGTCATGCGTGGTGCTTGTTGCTGCCTTGTCAGTATAGAAGGGCATTTTTAGCTTCTCATGTGCTGGTTGGGGTATTAAAATGTATCGCTGACCCGCGCTGGTGATCAAATTATATATTTACCCTTCAATTCAGAGAAATACAGCAGAATTAATAACCTTCTGTTTTCAACTCTCCTGAAGGTATTCATTACGTGCCAAGCGCATATTCAGTGAACTAAATGAGCAGCCTTTTATTGTGGAGCTTGATCATCGAGGTAATGCACACCACTGCTgctatcttttatctttttccatAAAGATATCTATGAAATATGTCCACATGCTTCTAATGATTCTTATATCATTGGTGTACTGGGACACAGATGATGGGTCTCAGATTCAGGATGTTCTTCTAGATCTAGTGGGCCATCGTACTGTACCCCAAGTTTTTGTGAATGGCAAACATATTGGTGGCTCTGATGGTTGGTACCCAACTAAACATGAACATGTTTTTCAATGTTTcattgttctatttttcttttacccTGAAATGATACTTGTAATTCATTCTGTATCTTATCATTCTTGATCATTTTTCTGACCATTGTTTTCTCTGTAATTTATTAGATCTCAAGATTGCAGTTTCGAGTGGTCAATTGCAGAAACTCCTCGATAAAAATCAGTGAAATACTATGGCATGAAAACTGAAGCATTTCACTGGAGCTGGTAATGGTTGTTACAGAAGGATCTCTGGATCGTGAAGGTAGACCAGAATGACCGCACTAATACCATTGTTAATGATTTCGCCACTTCAAATTAATGACAGGTTTTGCTCAATGATCCATTGATGTATTTTCTCTTTAATATCTTAGTTCTCATGTGATAAAGCATTTtggcatatatttttttttgtgtgtggatGGAaatacaacaaacaacaactcaatcttatcccaaccaacatggatccttgccctccaatcatcTCTATTCGAGGTAATATTTGATACAATGCCTCAAGCATGCTTGTATTTTCTCATCACTTTTCTTAGGGTCATTTTAGGTATGCCCCTTGCTCTTTTAGTTTCCttaatctaaatcaaatcactcctctgtACTAGAGTACTCAaggccttcgttgaacatggccTTGCCCTCTTAAACGACTGTCTTGTAGCTTATCTTCTatcggagctactcccaaatcagttctaatatgatcattctttACTCTTTAGTTTTGCCAcccatccatctcaacatcctcatctctactacactaagtttatctacatgatgcttcttaaaTGCCCAACATTCTACATCATACGTCATTGCTGGTCATATGGctatcctataaaatttttcattAAGTTTTGAAAAAATACGTTGATCTCACAATACTCCAGACGCACTTCTCCACTTGATCCATCCTATGTTagttctttgtgaaacatcatcctctatattattttctttatttatgattgaacatAGATACCTAAACAATCACTTTTCGGAATCTACcgctcatcaattttcaccacctctcCACTCCATCACTTTGTGGATGGAAATAGCATATATATTagaataaggaaagaaaaaacttacAGTCACATACAGACTCCCTTGCTAGCCTCTCAAAGTTAACTTTGCAAGCTATATGATCCGCCAGTTTAATATAATCTCGAATAATATGAGTGACTCTACAAGTGTTTTAAGTTGCTTGAAGTACAAAACATATAGTGTTACCTTGGAAACAGTTTCAAATTCAGCCTTCTAACACATTagaatttaaatgattttaaaagTCAAATGCCTAACTCCAGCGATCTTGCATTCTTAATTCCAAAATTCGCGGGAGCAATTTTTAGGAGTCACACCAACATGCAGCTCCAGCAGCCATATCTGCCACCAGCAATCCTATAATAGAAGGTGGACCAGAATTAAAGGATTGCACTCCTTTTTCTGTTGGAAATAATTAAAAGGTACATATGCCAATTAATCAATCAaaagcttttttattttttatttttatggttaactttcctttattttttaaatccgATACCTGCAACAACGACAACTCAGCATTATACCAACTAAATTGGGTTAACTACATGGATCTGATTAAAGACatcaaaagaaaagtaaaagtaaaagtaaaagcaaaGGAACGCAGAACAACAAATCAAAGAATTCTCACCTAAAGGGGGTCGATTGTATGAATTCTTGCCTTCCAAAAgatctatccaaggtcatacttgggactagacttaaactatgcatgtcttttctcactaCTATTCCTAAACTATGATCTATCAAAACCTCTTAACACATCCTCATTCTAGTCCCacccacaacccccccccccttgaaaagaaaaaaaaaaacccttgggAGGGAAGACAAGACTTACAATGCAATAAGATTGGTGCTCTAGAAAGAGTATATAATCATAGGCTGAAATAGAATGTTAAtattatttccaataaaattccAAGAAGTTAGATATCAGACATATAGATAAGGGCATGGTTTACTTGGAGACCACGCTCATTTTGGAATCCAAGGATAGTATAAATATCTACCACTTGGGTGGGGCTTAAATTTTATAGACAGGTAGATTATAAGGTTTTCAACTCACATGTTAAGATCAGCCCCTTCATAATtgtccaagtggcaaaataaatcTTTGAAAATCCATTGCCAATGAAACTTATTGAaagaaaggaattttttttggggggggtagAAATTGAAAGAAAGAATTTGATGCCTGAAAATAGAAGGGGAATGAAGAGTATGGTTCGAATTTCAATCCAACATTTGATACGAGACCAATTCAACATTGTCTTTTTCGTTTTCGGAAATAGACCAGACcatatttttcatcattctCCAGCTAAAATTGCTTTGGGCTGAGTTTTCCTTAAGCCATGAATGAGGGAGGAATTCTTCCACCAATGGTTATCAATGCACTTGTATGGGTGCCTGGGAGCTGTGATTGGCTTTCACGTAGTTGAGGAGTGGTGATGACCTGAGATTAATGGGTAAATCCTTCtctgtgggtgaaggaaaactttcctcAATTGCTTTTCTCATTGATTTTACAAATTTTAAAAGTTTTACATGAAATCCCCAGGCCGAAAACAAATACCATTCAGCAGATTGGTGTACAATGAGTGAATGACCTTGTGGACTGTCTAACAAATGGGAGTTGCGTCAGATTTTGCTAGGCAGTAACTATCAATAGCTCTACATATTTGAAGAAACTACAAGCTTTGTTGCTTTGATCAAGAAGAGGTGACTATGACTCTGGTCGCCATTCGGATTTCTCGGCGCTCAGTATTCCTTCTTTGTCTTTGGATAAGGAATAATGAACCTCCCAGTGCAGCGATTTCAACATGTTCTCAATTTCACCAACTGTGTTGGAGTCATCACGAACAATCAGATAACCACCTGGTCTGATGATCCGATCAATCTCTACCACTACAGGTAAAACTTTGCACCTGTGCAAACCAGGAGAGGTGCATTTCATTATGAATAACATAGAATACCATAAGATGTTCAATGGCGATACTGTGTTATTTTGATGCATCCTACCTCTTCTTTAGCTTCGAAAACAAGTGGTCTGCATGCAGGAGATCATATGTTCTGGGATAGGTGCTGAAAGATTCACACCAGTCATGATATATGCCGAAAAGGCCACGTTCATAGATGATCGGAAGTGTATCTGGGGAATCCACATTCA is a window from the Macadamia integrifolia cultivar HAES 741 chromosome 5, SCU_Mint_v3, whole genome shotgun sequence genome containing:
- the LOC122079498 gene encoding glutaredoxin-C3-like isoform X1, with protein sequence MKSSSSSLGGVRSSLLLIFLGILFVSAPDSAVAFNSASAFVQNIVYSNRIAVFSKSYCPYSLRAKRIFSELNEQPFIVELDHRGNAHHCCYLLSFSIKISMKYVHMLLMILISLVYWDTDDGSQIQDVLLDLVGHRTVPQVFVNGKHIGGSDDLKIAVSSGQLQKLLDKNQ
- the LOC122079498 gene encoding glutaredoxin-C3-like isoform X2; translated protein: MKSSSSSLGGVRSSLLLIFLGILFVSAPDSAVAFNSASAFVQNIVYSNRIAVFSKSYCPYSLRAKRIFSELNEQPFIVELDHRDDGSQIQDVLLDLVGHRTVPQVFVNGKHIGGSDDLKIAVSSGQLQKLLDKNQ